From the genome of Vicia villosa cultivar HV-30 ecotype Madison, WI linkage group LG2, Vvil1.0, whole genome shotgun sequence, one region includes:
- the LOC131652049 gene encoding uncharacterized protein LOC131652049, with the protein MASSKVLQGQSVQVFNEGIGLILSRWSALRTAVENEWGGRDSHLKAQQFAADLLSWFTQSKEPLYIDDLETLIDEGMLSFNLEIQDGSVEEVAEELMIMHEECLDGDFSSVERLREASRNPTPHSQVQQVVNGDEDDDDSDEDIIGDDNSANMDMDIQKSETNLNSTSKTVNEPQSEVAGETADDGWVVVSKKKTKGRKN; encoded by the exons ATGGCGAGTTCCAAAGTGCTGCAAGGACAATCAGTGCAAGTATTCAACGAAGGAATTGGTTTGATTTTGAGCCGTTGGTCAGCTCTCCGAACCGCCGTTGAAAACGAGTGGGGTGGCCGGGATTCTCATCTCAAAGCTCAACAGTTCGCTGCCGATTTGCTTTCTTGGTTTACTCAATCCAAAG AGCCGCTTTATATTGATGACCTGGAAACATTAATCGACGAAGGCATGCTTTCTTTCAATCTAGAGATTCAGGATGGTAGCGTTGAAGAGGTAGCTGAGGAACTAATGATTATGCATGAAGAGTGCTTAGATGGTGATTTTAGTTCTGTTGAGCGTCTCCGGGAAGCTAGTCGTAATCCAACTCCTCATTCTCAAGTTCAACAG GTTGTGAATGGtgacgaagatgatgatgattctgATGAAGACATCATTGGCGATGATAATTCAGCAAACATGGATATGGACATTCAAAAATCCGAAACTAACTTAAATTCCACGAGCAAGACAGTTAACGAGCCTCAGTCAGAGGTTGCAGGTGAAACAGCAGATGATGGATGGGTTGTTGTCTCCAAGAAGAAAACTAAGGGTAGAAAGAATTAG